In the Sus scrofa isolate TJ Tabasco breed Duroc chromosome 6, Sscrofa11.1, whole genome shotgun sequence genome, one interval contains:
- the MC2R gene encoding adrenocorticotropic hormone receptor, producing MKHITDLYESVNSTMSNKSDCPPVVLPEEVFFTISVIGVLENLIVLLAVIKNKNLQSPMYFFICSLAISDMLGSLYKILENILIIFRNMGYLEPRGGFESTADDVVDSLFILSLLGSICSLSAIAADRYITIFHALQYQRLVTPRRAAVVLLIIWACCIGSGITIVTFSHHVPAVIAFTALFPLMLVFILCLYGHMFLLARSHARRVSTLPRANMKGAITLTVLLGVFIFCWAPFVLHILLMTFCPADPYCACYLALFQVNAVLIMCNAIIDPFIYAFRSPELRDAFKKMIICKRYP from the coding sequence ATGAAGCACATTACCGACCTGTATGAAAGTGTCAACAGTACAATGAGCAATAAATCAGACTGTCCTCCTGTGGTTTTGCCAGAGGAGGTATTTTTCACAATATCTGTCATTGGGGTTTTGGAGAATCTGATCGTCCTTCTGGCTGTGATCAAGAACAAGAATCTTCAGTcacccatgtactttttcatCTGCAGCCTGGCCATTTCTGACATGCTGGGCAGCCTGTACAAGATCCTGGAAAACATCCTGATCATTTTCAGAAACATGGGTTACCTGGAGCCTCGAGGCGGTTTTGAAAGCACAGCTGACGACGTAGTGGACTCCCTGTTCATCCTCTCCCTGCTCGGCTCCATCTGCAGCCTGAGCGCCATCGCCGCAGACCGCTACATCACCATCTTCCATGCCCTGCAGTACCAGCGCCTTGTCACCCCACGCCGTGCTGCTGTGGTCCTGTTGATCATCTGGGCATGCTGCATAGGCAGTGGCATCACCATCGTGACCTTCTCCCACCATGTCCCCGCAGTGATCGCCTTCACAGCACTGTTCCCGCTGATGCTGGTGTTCATCCTATGCCTCTATGGGCACATGTTCCTGCTGGCCCGCTCCCACGCCAGGAGGGTCTCCACCCTCCCCCGGGCCAACATGAAAGGGGCCATCACACTGACTGTCCTGCTTGGGGTCTTCATCTTCTGTTGGGCCCCCTTTGTCCTGCACATCCTCTTGATGACATTCTGCCCAGCTGACCCCTACTGCGCCTGCTACCTAGCCCTCTTCCAGGTGAACGCTGTATTGATCATGTGTAATGCTATCATCGACCCCTTCATATATGCCTTCCGGAGCCCAGAGCTCAGGGATGCATTCAAAAAGATGATCATCTGCAAGAGGTACCCATAG